The proteins below are encoded in one region of Triticum aestivum cultivar Chinese Spring chromosome 1B, IWGSC CS RefSeq v2.1, whole genome shotgun sequence:
- the LOC123122889 gene encoding probable LRR receptor-like serine/threonine-protein kinase At3g47570, protein MFPALNLLLLPHMLLLAMTSYSHALPFSNETDLDALLAFKAGLNRQSDALASWNKSTDLCQWRGIMCSHRHKRRVLELNLSSTGLFGYIAPSLGNLTYLRSLDLSYNLLHGEIPRAIGQLTQMSYLDLSNNSLQGEMPWTIGQLPRLTYLYLSNNSLQGEITHGLRNCTHLVSVKLDLNKLDREIPDWLGDLSSIDTISIGKNSFTGTIPPSLGNLSSLRRLYLNENQLSGPIPESLGRLGKLEALALQVNHLSGNLPTMLFNISSLILVGLQMNQLHGTLPSNLGNGLPHIRYLILALNHFTGRIPASIGNATTIQSMDLSGNNNTGVVPPEIGTLCPKYLMLNGNQLEATTVQDWGFITSLTNCTSLRWVTLQNNKFSGGFPRSIANLSGQLEALDIRYNGISGKIQIGIGNFPKLFKLGLSGNQLTGPIPDSIGRLNMLQFLTLENNQLSGMMPPSLGNLTQLQHLSVDNNMLEGPLPMNIGNLQRLVSATFSNNALSGPLPGEIFSLSSLSYVLDLSRNHFSSSLPSQVGGLTELTYLYIHENNLSGLLPDALSKCQSLMELRLDNNYFNGMIPLSVSRMRGLALLNLTKNRLTGGIPQELGLMSGLKELYLGRNNLSAQIPETLESMISLYRLDISFNLLDGQVPAHGVFTNLTGFTFYGNGKLCGGIQELHLPSCPSKAIGGGQRIPRVIRNAMIPSIIIIFVCFIVGLGFFSLKNKLRLPSVRATLVAPSLMGDMHPRVSYSNLFQATNGFTTDNLVGTGRYGCVYKGRMMLKRSVSTVAVKVFDLEQSGSTKSFEAECKALGKIRHRNLISVITCCSCFDFNQNDFKAIVLDFMPYGGLDKWLHPDIYPSNPVKILTLMQRLSIAFDVAAALDYLHNNCQPTIVHCDLKPSNILLGEDMVAHVGDFGLAKILIDPEGEQLIHSKSSVVGTIGYVAAEYGEGGQISTSGDVYSFGIVLLEMFTGKTPTHGMFTDGLTLLEYAKMAYPAQLMEIIDPLLLSVEKTQRDINSYMYSITRLALACCRKRPTDRLSIRDVVSEMNKIRACYAVEVTRKCSSE, encoded by the exons ATGTTTCCTGCTCTAAATTTGCTTCTCTTGCCTCATATGCTCCTACTGGCAATGACTTCATATTCTCACGCACTGCCCTTCAGCAATGAGACTGATCTCGATGCCTTGCTAGCATTCAAGGCAGGTCTAAACCGGCAGTCAGATGCACTGGCCTCATGGAACAAAAGCACTGACTTGTGCCAGTGGCGTGGTATCATGTGCAGTCACAGGCATAAGCGAAGGGTATTAGAACTGAATCTCTCCTCGACTGGGCTTTTTGGGTACATAGCTCCTTCCCTCGGGAACCTCACATACCTGAGAAGTTTAGACCTCAGCTACAATCTGCTACACGGCGAAATCCCACGGGCGATTGGCCAGTTGACGCAAATGTCATATCTTGACTTGTCAAATAATTCACTCCAAGGTGAAATGCCTTGGACAATTGGGCAGTTACCACGGTTAACTTACCTATATCtatcaaacaattcacttcaaggGGAGATTACACATGGCCTGCGGAACTGTACTCACCTTGTAAGTGTCAAACTTGACCTGAACAAACTTGATCGAGAAATCCCTGATTGGCTTGGTGACTTGTCAAGTATAGATACCATTTCAATAGGGAAGAACAGCTTCACTGGGACCATCCCACCATCACTTGGGAACCTCTCATCGCTGCGGAGATTATACCTCAATGAAAACCAGCTGAGTGGTCCAATCCCTGAGAGCCTTGGCAGGCTTGGTAAGCTTGAGGCTCTAGCACTGCAAGTAAACCACCTATCAGGAAACCTTCCAACAATGCTCTTCAACATTTCATCCCTCATCCTCGTTGGTCTCCAAATGAACCAACTGCATGGCACACTGCCCTCCAATTTGGGCAATGGCCTGCCACACATCCGATACCTTATCCTTGCTCTGAACCATTTCACGGGAAGAATTCCAGCTTCAATTGGAAATGCAACTACAATCCAATCTATGGACCTCTCTGGTAACAACAACACTGGAGTCGTGCCTCCAGAGATTGGAACACTCTGCCCAAAATACCTGATGCTTAATGGAAACCAGCTGGAGGCAACCACTGTTCAAGACTGGGGGTTCATCACTTCCCTGACAAATTGCACAAGCCTTCGTTGGGTCACATTGCAAAACAACAAGTTTAGTGGTGGGTTTCCGCGCTCTATTGCAAACCTGTCAGGGCAACTTGAAGCCCTAGACATCAGATACAATGGGATATCAGGCAAGATACAAATTGGCATTGGCAACTTTCCCAAACTATTCAAGCTAGGGCTATCTGGCAATCAGTTAACCGGCCCCATACCAGACAGCATAGGAAGACTGAACATGCTCCAGTTCTTGACACTAGAGAATAATCAACTCTCCGGGATGATGCCGCCCTCGCTCGGGAACTTAACACAATTGCAGCACCTTTCAGTAGATAACAATATGTTGGAGGGACCTCTTCCAATGAACATTGGAAATTTACAACGACTTGTCAGCGCAACCTTTTCGAACAATGCGCTTTCAGGTCCATTACCGGGAGAGATCTTTAGCCTGTCATCCTTGTCATACGTTCTGGACTTGTCTAGGAATCATTTTAGTAGTTCCCTTCCATCCCAGGTTGGTGGTCTTACAGAGCTCACATACTTGTACATCCATGAGAACAACTTGTCTGGGCTGCTGCCAGATGCTCTCAGCAAATGCCAGAGCTTGATGGAGCTCCGTTTGGATAATAACTACTTCAACGGTATGATTCCTTTGTCTGTAAGCAGAATGCGAGGCTTGGCACTGCTGAATTTGACCAAAAACAGGCTCACAGGAGGAATCCCTCAAGAGTTAGGACTCATGAGTGGCCTGAAAGAACTGTATCTTGGACGGAACAATTTGTCTGCACAGATCCCAGAGACCTTGGAAAGCATGATATCACTCTACCGACTCGACATATCCTTCAACCTTCTTGATGGGCAAGTCCCAGCACATGGTGTGTTCACCAATTTGACTGGGTTCACTTTTTATGGGAATGGTAAGCTTTGTGGTGGCATTCAAGAGTTGCATTTGCCTTCATGTCCATCCAAAGCAATTGGGGGCGGTCAAAGGATACCCCGAGTCATTCGAAATGCAATGATCCCGAGCATTATAATCATCTTTGTGTGCTTTATAGTGGGACTAGGTTTCTTCTCACTGAAAAATAAATTAAGACTGCCATCTGTAAGAGCAACTTTGGTAGCTCCTTCCTTGATGGGCGACATGCATCCTCGAGTTTCTTATTCCAACTTGTTCCAAGCAACAAATGGCTTCACAACTGACAATTTGGTTGGTACTGGACGATATGGATGTGTTTATAAGGGGAGGATGATGCTCAAGAGGTCAGTAAGTACTGTGGCTGTGAAGGTTTTTGACCTTGAACAATCTGGTTCCACAAAAAGTTTTGAGGCAGAGTGTAAGGCACTTGGCAAAATTCGCCACCGTAACTTAATTAGTGTTATAACTTGCTGCTCTTGCTTTGACTTTAACCAGAATGACTTCAAAGCCATTGTTCTCGATTTCATGCCTTATGGGGGTCTTGATAAGTGGTTACATCCAGACATATATCCATCCAATCCAGTCAAAATTCTAACATTAATGCAGAGACTGAGTATTGCTTTTGATGTTGCCGCCGCTCTAGACTATCTGCACAACAACTGCCAGCCAACAATAGTTCACTGCGACTTGAAGCCCAGCAATATTCTTCTTGGAGAGGATATGGTTGCTCATGTTGGGGACTTTGGCCTTGCAAAGATACTCATAGATCCAGAAGGGGAGCAATTGATCCATTCAAAGAGTTCCGTAGTGGGAACAATTGGATATGTGGCTGCAG AATACGGTGAAGGTGGTCAAATATCTACAAGTGGGGATGTGTATAGCTTCGGTATTGTCCTCCTTGAGATGTTTACAGGGAAGACGCCTACACATGGTATGTTTACAGATGGATTGACCTTGCTCGAGTACGCAAAGATGGCATATCCAGCACAACTGATGGAGATTATTGATCCCCTTCTGCTATCAGTTGAGAAGACACAGCGAGATATTAATAGTTACATGTACTCTATCACAAGACTTGCCCTAGCATGCTGCAGAAAAAGACCAACTGACAGGCTGTCCATAAGAGATGTCGTTTCTGAGATGAACAAGATAAGGGCTTGCTATGCTGTAGAAGTAACTAGGAAATGTAGTTCAGAGTGA
- the LOC123122902 gene encoding uncharacterized protein: MKPSDQQNQDILSIAGVIMSRDIFSSRHEGSSRVIDVGMQTVFLRILEELAERHTEELPDEANVSFIMATYMEVDQDSSDSLLKRCASTSSINDLSFRDLIKNVVFIWKASSVKHIFNYLRGGDGYHAPPMSIYSEHTPASVNGVD; encoded by the exons ATGAAGCCGTCTGATCAGCAAAATCAAG ATATTTTATCAATCGCAGGTGTGATTATGTCACGAGATATATTTTCCTCTCGGCATGAGGGAAGTAGCAGAGTCATAGATGTTGGCATGCAAACTGTGTTCCTCCGCATTTTGGAAGAACTAGCCGAACGCCACACGGAAGAACTTCCTGATGAAGCAAATGTTAGCTTCATCATGGCAACCTATATGGAGGTTGATCAAGACTCTAGTGACTCCCTTCTTAAAAG GTGTGCATCAACAAGTTCTATAAATGACTTGTCCTTCCGTGATCTTATCAAGAATGTTGTGTTTATTTGGAAGG CTTCCTCGGTGAAGCACATTTTCAACTATTTAAGGGGCGGTGATGGTTATCATGCACCTCCCATGTCCATTTATTCCGAGCATACACCTGCCAGCGTCAACGGGGTGGACTAA